The Arachis ipaensis cultivar K30076 chromosome B05, Araip1.1, whole genome shotgun sequence nucleotide sequence CTTCCGTGGCGACAGGGTTTCATTACGGCTGTATTTCTCTCTCTATCGcgacgctttaaaagcgtggccgtatctctctcTATCGCCacatttttaaagcgtggctgtatctctccctgtcgccacgctttaaagcgtggccatatctctccctgtcgccacgctttaaaagcgtggccatatctcccatctacagccacgcttttaaaagtggaaatttgtaaaaaagcgtggcaaaaaaaaagcatggcgatagactgaaaaaagcgtggcgatagagcaaccgccaccctttcataggtcaccctttcaaaagcgtggcggtagctcaaaaagcgtggcaatagacgtgttttcttgtagtgaaaaaggcatattgagagagctcaagtaaaagccaatgagtggaaagaggctgagtgatacacttgagagaaaagcctagagttatttcaaatttttttaggtAAGTCTGTGTCTTGtttcttgtacctgtgaggtatccctttcttagttgggttagcactaagagtgaagagttaagtATTAGCATAGgcaaagtcaagttaggttagaacttgagtgtgaaaagattgtgtcaatcctgtggaattggtgtatgtaatactttaactatagtggaaattccaccactgttgtggtggagactggatgtaggttgcatagcacaaggcaaccgaaccaggatacatgatggtgttagCTCTTCTCTTTTCtgctctgttctgttttctgatattcatgagacaaaaataaattgtcacaTAAATTTTtcactgctgagttcaaacagaatcagaattgaaagtttgctTTAACGGGTTAATCCAGTAACATAAAAGataggcatagattcaaccccccttctctaagcctactacAACCTTCAAGCCTCAACCCATATCATCAATCAAACATATAGTTCATATCACATACAACATTACATGCTTTACCAACCATTACAACCACTCACAATCATTTCTACCATCATTCATACGTTTTTAACTCAATCCAAATTATCCAACAACTACATCAACATTCCAAAGCCCtatcctagggtcactagcctatgttttcacaccacattacattttagttacaggaaaccgaaaccataccttggccgatttccgttccacccagaaCACTTCAATTTTCACTTTTTCCTCAACTCTCAATGTCCCCCAAGCTCCCAAAATCAGATTTTCAAGCACAAGCtcttttccaagctttccaaaaccacCAATTAAGCTCCAATACACATATATTTAATGCCTAAGCCACAATATTACACcaaaacacaataactcaatacCCAAAACCTTAAATTCAACATTTTTACTAGGGTTTGAGATCTCTTACCTTACCCAATGATCAAGGAAGCAAGAACAAGCCTTCCCTTCAAGTTAATGTGATCCTATAACACAAAGGAACTCACAATTTCAACATTGTtgtccaaaattttcgaaaatcaaggcTGGAAGAACAGAGGTgaaacgtggcttacctcttgCACAACCTTATGGGCTTTGTAAAGCTCGATACCGCGGTCGCGTGGCTGTAAATAGTGCgtcgatcggagctccggatcaaaagttatgatcaatggaaGTTGGAGGTGAATACGAGCAAGGGTTTCATGTTCTTACCCCTTCTCCCTTCTaatttcagcgtgtgtgtgtgttGTGAGGGGAGAGAGTGTGCTGAACTCTTTAATTGAGTGATGCTTGGCTggccttgggcccaacttgggtccagttggtccggtttggcccgttcggcccaattttgggtcgatttctttaaaattagtgtcaaaattctcgttttaaatttctctatcacattaaaccataaaaacctcatttctcactttttagaatatattttaatttatggattaattagccattaattaaccgaaTTTTACAAGTTGCAATTTGTCACAAGTATTTTAACACAATTTGTTTTGACATAAACACTAAATAATTTTCGGATcgaactctttttttttataagagTTGTATCTACTCTCTAAATTAAGATCTTAATATAGGTTTAATTTGACATTCTATCGAGATTAGCAAAAAATCAAGTGAAACAAGTATTTAAcgttagtttaatttatttttaaaaataatgattgtttaattgtttaaaaaaaattccaaaaatgtgTATGCGAGTGAGACTGAATAGTGTAGGGACAACTCATCCATCCTAGAAAGAAAATAGAGCAATAGGTAACGGAATAGACTATAGAGGCTatcaatttgaaaagaaaaatgatGGAAGCAAAGCGTGGTAGAAGAGGGTaacgaaaaataataatagacaaTGACGTGACAAGATTCATACTGTGATATGTGATAGCCCCATGATATGATATGATCCATGCTTTTCGAAGCAAAACTCTGAAAACAACACATAATATTAAAAATACCAAAATGAAAATGGTGAGGTCCTCCTCAAAGTGCTCTTTGGCGTGTGACTTGTAAATCAACATTAGAATCagtgaaatttttttattgtatatatatcaCCGCATGCACATTCACCTGAGCTGaattttctaatattattttGCATGGCAATAATCAACGAACAatcatttatatatttttatgacGTGTAGAAGTCTACTTGAACCAGTAGATTGTGACAATTTCATCTCATCtgatatattattttaaatgctACTTTGACCACAATAATCATTGTCACActattttttttgtcaaattaatttatctgatttaattttgataaaaattaatacaatttaattgattatatgtattaaattttaattattaaaagatatcttaaaaaaaaaaacgttttaaACGTTTTTATTGAAGCGTCCCTTAGTTAGTTGCTAAAGAGTAGCGGGATGACAATGATCACAAATGGAATCACTTATCTTTTATCAAATGCTATGAAAAGGTGAAGCTAGTGATTGAGTACTCTGCTGATCAGTGTCCAAAATAAAGTACGAACAGAGATTTTGGACATGCCCCacaaattaatatatttaaactCATAATAAATATATGGCTTACAACATTGTTGTTTattaattatatgtgaattttTTAATTACACTAATATTCTTATAAAGTTAAGTGATTGCaaataatgtatttttatttatcaaatttaCAATGTTCTCACTTTTAGAAAAGTTAATTCTATCCTTAGCTtgtacaaaataataaaattattattttaaaaatttcaaaagtatttaatattatataatttgaCATGTAATCCAAAAAATTAAGTATAACtaatttatttatattctttCACGTAATTATAAAGATCGACtctaccaatcaccaaaaagctAGTGAACGACCATACATACCACCCGGTCAACGTAAGTTATGTAACATTTTTGTGATGTTTAGggtatttaatattatatttatatgaaaTTGATATTTGAGAATTATTCGATAATTTAAAagaatttgattaaattattatttaatgattctaattattaattttatataaaaatctttatttaaatataaaatttatgtcAATGAATTATAACTtaaataacataattttttatttttatttagaagtTTCGGATCActtctaaatttaaaaataaaaatataaaatttatattaatagtgcattaatttttttattttaattgtatttttaatattatttacgTATATTTGATTCATGCTAATCGACCAATAATTTATcaataaaattactaatttagtGCTATAACCAGATCCCATTTTGATAACTATACAAGAAGAAAATCAACAACGTCTCATTCACGAGAATGACCATTTCCAACTCTGTTTGTTTTCTTCCACCCTTCCATCTATTTGTCATCTTTCTCTCTTGAAATGTGTGTTTGATTCCCtctttattttttcatttaatttatgtATAGTTTTGTCAAGGTCGAATTGGATTTTGCTCACCGCTGTTACACAGAACATGAAATGAAATCAGCAATGAATCATTGCAGTGTCTTTATTTCTTCGTAGCACTGCCAAACACTTTTCCTCAACAGCACCAAAAAGGTATGAttccaaagcaagcaaaaaatAATTGGATTATAGAATATTTGAAAAACTTGTAAGAAACCAAGAGAATCCActttatttataataaattaagtaaaatgatAATAATGGGCCATGGCTAGTATCAGCAAAGCATGGTGGCACTTGCAAGTTTAATTAATATTTTCATACGAGTCATACCCCATTGATAATTCAACCATAGAATTATTTCATTCAAAATCTTCTAGAGCTAGAATACTACTTATGCTAACCAATCCTATAATTATTTATTGTTCTATATAAAATGTCTACTTTCATATACCATTTCACATAAAAAAAGGTGAAAAACTACATTCCCAAATccttcaaaaaataaaagaaaaagaaaaaatatatccCACATCGGATCCCAGTTTCAAATTACCGTTGCGGCAGAACAGTGGCGCTGCAATTCAGAAATTATGAGGAACAAAAAACGTACACTTAACAATCGCAATTGTGGCTGAACTTGCACGCACTATACCGCAATTTAAAACCGTATCACGTGACATTGCACGTGACTAACAATATCAATCAATTGAAATGTTGCTGCTCCAACCATGGCCAGAACCCAGACTGATCATCCATGGCAACAAACATGCTGCTCAAACTCTCTTCTTTAGCCACcacatgattattattattattattctgttGATGACACTGATGAAGATGAATCTCGGGCCTTGAAATCTGAAAAAGCTGATGTGGCGGCCTAGTGGATGATGATGAAGATGGAAAGAATGGTTTTGATGATAGAGGACTATCAacaatggtggtggtggttgttgttgttgttggtgttggtgttctTGTCGAAATATCAAACTTGATCTCTGAACTGTTCTCGCTTCTGTTGCTGCATGATCCTTCTGTGTCTTTGTTCAGGTTTATTGACTCTGTTGTTGCTTCTCTATTTTTCAGTGCCAATATCTGCACCCATCGCTCGCACCacttatatatattattagacAATTGTTTTTGGGTcgtaaaaaagagaaaaaggtctgGACCACAAATCCTTAATAAAAAAAACACTACTTTTAGTGCCTTGGTTTTAAGTTGCGATTAAATTTGTATAGAATATGGTAACATGAAAGCAAGGTGAAGAGGAACATTTCATACATGCAACTGAGTGCTGAAAAGGATCTTGATGAAGTTGTTGTATATGATAGAAAAAATGGGAAAGAAAAAGCAGCTTTTCAGAAAAAGTTATTACTTGAAGAAGCTTGGCAGAGAAAACCGAGATTATAAATAAAATCAGaagaataaattaaatatgtaaaatataaGATCCTAAAAGGATTTAAatcataatataaaaaattttaaaaaattaaatcgaGATTATGGCCATAGGAGAGTGAAAGAAAGGATCTGAAAACTATataaaagttgaaaaaaaaagcATATATAGTTAGAATTTGTTCTGTTAGAAACAAAAGGAACTACGAACCTGAGCTTGAAGTTTTTGGTTCTGGGCGTGAAGTGCATCATTGTCTGATTTGACGGCTTCGAATTGACGCTTGAGTTGATCGTAGTCTCTCTCTAACTGCTTAGTCTTCCACCTTGCTCTTCGATTCTGAAACCAGATTGCAATTTGCCTTGGTTGCAAGCCAAGGGACCTTGCAAGCTGCATTTTTCTCTCAGGTTCAAGCTTGTTCCCTAACTCAAAGCTCTTCTCAAGTGCCTTCACTTGCTCCATGTTCAGCCTCCTCTTCTTCTCCCCTATCTGTGATCCATCATCTGATAATTCTTCCTCCCCATTGTTGTTACCTTCTtctactcctcctcctcctcctcctcctccaagaTCAATCCCCGAGAATGACATGGATCTTTTCCCTAGAAATGTTGCTGCTCCCCCTCCTGCATATCATTATTCCAAACAACAACACTTTTCAGTCTATATATTGTTTAGGCAACAATGGTTTTAAATCAACTTTGCTATGTGTACACTAAAAATCAGTTACAAATACAcactgaaaataaattaaataatatatatttatacacaaatatatagatACTGATTTTCATTGGAGCAGCAACTGCAACTGCAATTCAAAACATTGGAATATATATGAATTCTTATTATACCATGATAATCATGGGGTGAGCATGTTGGTAGGATTGAATTGAGGGAAGGTGGATGATGTTGTTGGTGGTGGTGATCATCATGGTGGTGAGGGGTTTGTAGCATGAAATTTGCTGGTAAGAAAGCCATATCTCctttgaatgatgatgatgttgatgttgCATTCGCCACTTTGGATGAATATTATAtataagaagaagaataagaacaagATTGCATATATATGCTCAATTTTGAACCAAGCTATTGTTAAAGAACCAACGAAAATCAAAGCACTaaagtttactgcaaaaattcTTTGAATTGGAGCTGAATGATGATAGCTTATAgatgtatgtatgtgtgtgtgagagagagagaaagagagagagagaagaagaaggtgGAAAGTGTTTGAATCTATAGTTTCTACACATCAACTTCCATATAtatcactattttttttttcttaatatataCGAGATATTAATAAGtgtaaaataaatatagaaataaataaaattcacCTGAATTATTATTCATGTACATAAAAAGCAAAACCAATTAGTCAAGGATTTGTTGGAAAAT carries:
- the LOC107643551 gene encoding homeobox-leucine zipper protein ATHB-13 isoform X2 gives rise to the protein MAFLPANFMLQTPHHHDDHHHQQHHPPSLNSILPTCSPHDYHGGGAATFLGKRSMSFSGIDLGGGGGGGGVEEGNNNGEEELSDDGSQIGEKKRRLNMEQVKALEKSFELGNKLEPERKMQLARSLGLQPRQIAIWFQNRRARWKTKQLERDYDQLKRQFEAVKSDNDALHAQNQKLQAQILALKNREATTESINLNKDTEGSCSNRSENSSEIKFDISTRTPTPTTTTTTTTIVDSPLSSKPFFPSSSSSTRPPHQLFQISRPEIHLHQCHQQNNNNNNHVVAKEESLSSMFVAMDDQSGFWPWLEQQHFN
- the LOC107643551 gene encoding homeobox-leucine zipper protein ATHB-13 isoform X1 — protein: MAFLPANFMLQTPHHHDDHHHQQHHPPSLNSILPTCSPHDYHGGGAATFLGKRSMSFSGIDLGGGGGGGGVEEGNNNGEEELSDDGSQIGEKKRRLNMEQVKALEKSFELGNKLEPERKMQLARSLGLQPRQIAIWFQNRRARWKTKQLERDYDQLKRQFEAVKSDNDALHAQNQKLQAQWCERWVQILALKNREATTESINLNKDTEGSCSNRSENSSEIKFDISTRTPTPTTTTTTTTIVDSPLSSKPFFPSSSSSTRPPHQLFQISRPEIHLHQCHQQNNNNNNHVVAKEESLSSMFVAMDDQSGFWPWLEQQHFN